AAACGGATCAGCTTTTTCTTATGGTCTATTGAAATGTAATTTCGTCCACTGTTTTACGGTCAAGCTTTTTAATGACTTCTACAATAAGCTTGACTGCGTTTTCGAAGTCATCACGATGTAACATCGCAGCATGTGTATGGATGTAACGTGTTGCAATTGTAATCGATAATGCAGGTACACCATTTGCTGTTAAGTGAATCGCACCAGAGTCTGTTCCTCCACCTGGGACGCTATCAAACTGATAAGGAATTTCCTTATTATCAGCAGTTCCTGTTACGAAGTCACGAAGTCCTTTATGAGATACCATTGATGCATCATACATAATGATTTGTGGCCCGTCACCCATTTTAGCAAGTGCGTCCTTATCAGTTACTCCAGGTGTATCTCCAGCAATTCCTACATCAACAGCAAAGCCGATGTCCGGCTGAATGTGGTTTGCAGAAGTTTTTGCTCCGCGAAGACCTACTTCTTCTTGAACCGTTCCAACACCATACACTGTATTCGGGTGCTCTTCATCTTTTAAGCGGCGAAGTACTTCGATAGCGATCGCACAACCGATACGGTTGTCCCACGCTTTCGCCATTAACATTTTTTCGTTTTTCATGACAGTAAAGTCACAAACTGGTACGACAGAATCGCCAGGGCGAACACCGAACTCCTCAGCTTCTTCACGACTTGTAGCACCGATGTCGATAAACATTTCTTTTTTATCAACGGATTTCTTCCTTTGCTCTGGTGGTAAAATGTGTGGTGGTTTTGAACCGATTACACCAGGAACATTCCCGTTACGTGTCATGACCGTTACGCGTTGAGCAAGCATGACTTGCTCCCACCATCCACCTACACATTGAAACTTTAAGTAGCCACGGTCATCAATGTTTGTTACCATAAATCCAATTTCATCTAAGTGGCCGGCAACCATGACTTTCGGGCCGTTTTCGTCTCCTGTTTTCTTAGCGATTAAGCTTCCTAAGTGATCTGTTTCCACTTCGTCCGCAAATGGCGAAATGTAACTCTTCATCACTTCGCGTGCTTCACGCTCATTACCAGGGATCCCATTTGCATCTGTTAGATCCTTTAGCATCTTCAACGTATTATCCATAACCTTATGTACCCCCTATTTCTTATACTCCTACCAAAAATATATTCTGATAGTATAAAAAGTTAAAAAATTATGTCACTTTTATCATTATAACGGCTTTTAAGTATAATCTCAATTTTCGTTTTTGAGTGCTTTTTGAGTGCCAGGCACCTTTATAACTGAATTTGTATCATTATACAGACAGTTAATATCCAGAGTCTTGACGCTCATGGTTAATTTCATTTTTTTCTTCGTAAGCAGAAATGATGTCTTGTTCTGTAAACCCTAACACAGAACCTAAAGATAAATAGGTGTGAAATAATTGTTCAAAGCTTTTTCGATCTCCTTCCTTTCTCAACGTTCCAATTGACTCAATCACTGCATAAAAATAAGGTACAAGGCTCTGTCCTTCTTTTTTTCCTTCCTCAGAAAATGGAATAAGTGGTTGATCTTCATAACCGTATTCGAGGCCGACTGATAAAATAAAATGAATTCCGTCAACATACTCTTCTAGAATGGTTGTTTGTGGTGACGGTCCTTTTTCACTCCAAAATTTAAAGCAGCGTGTTTCATTGGCAAGTTCGGAAATCTCAACGTGTAATGCCATCAGCTTCCGGTCTAATAACGATTCCGTTTGTAAGCGATGCTTTTCTTCAATATAAGTATCCAATTCTTTTTGCTTTTTATATAACTCAGTAAAATTCATTGTTTCACACCTTTAATCAATTTTTGTTTTTATTTGAATGGATTTCATAATTACGTTTTTTTCGCAGTGAAACGAATGATATTATAAATACTTCATTAAATGTACGTTTGTACTATCAGAATTTATTAATTTATGGTAGATAGATAAGTGCTTCTGCGCCGCTACGCTTGCTCGTCGCAGGTGAAGAGTACTAAGAATCTCTTTAACGATAAGCCAAGTTTTGTTTACACTATAAGAATGTATAAAATTTTAGCTAAGGAGCAATTTCGACGTAGTGAAAATTTCTTTGTGTATAGTATAAGTGCAACTACGCCTTTGTCTTCGCCTTAAAGGCTCACCAATCGGCGAGTTTTCTTTAGAAGTGAACGTAACAAAAGGCGGCGACTCCCGGAGGATCAGCGCAGTCTGAAGATCCACTTAGGCGAAGATTTGTTGAGCCTAAGTTAGCTGAAGACAAGCCCTCGGGAAAGCGTCCGTCTGAAGTGAAGTTCACACTCATCATTCGAAATTTCGCATCATATTTTGAGTTATGAAATTGATTCATTTGAAAAAATCCATCCATTATTATAACAAAGAAAAAGTTTCATTTTGAAACCATATCACAAATGACTCGTAAATATATAATAAGTGGACTTTATTTAGATTTTAATGATACAAAAAAGGGAATATAATGACTAGTAACTAATTGATTGAGAGTAGTAAAATAGTGTGCACATAAAAGGATCAACAAATGCCACATAAGGAGAGATAACAATGACTGTGATCTTATTTCGATTGTTCCTTCTAATAGCCATAGGGATCATTATATACAGTGCCATTAAATATTGGCTTGACCCACGCAGGAAG
The Bacillus shivajii DNA segment above includes these coding regions:
- a CDS encoding M42 family metallopeptidase yields the protein MDNTLKMLKDLTDANGIPGNEREAREVMKSYISPFADEVETDHLGSLIAKKTGDENGPKVMVAGHLDEIGFMVTNIDDRGYLKFQCVGGWWEQVMLAQRVTVMTRNGNVPGVIGSKPPHILPPEQRKKSVDKKEMFIDIGATSREEAEEFGVRPGDSVVPVCDFTVMKNEKMLMAKAWDNRIGCAIAIEVLRRLKDEEHPNTVYGVGTVQEEVGLRGAKTSANHIQPDIGFAVDVGIAGDTPGVTDKDALAKMGDGPQIIMYDASMVSHKGLRDFVTGTADNKEIPYQFDSVPGGGTDSGAIHLTANGVPALSITIATRYIHTHAAMLHRDDFENAVKLIVEVIKKLDRKTVDEITFQ
- a CDS encoding dUTP diphosphatase, yielding MNFTELYKKQKELDTYIEEKHRLQTESLLDRKLMALHVEISELANETRCFKFWSEKGPSPQTTILEEYVDGIHFILSVGLEYGYEDQPLIPFSEEGKKEGQSLVPYFYAVIESIGTLRKEGDRKSFEQLFHTYLSLGSVLGFTEQDIISAYEEKNEINHERQDSGY